Genomic window (Cucumis sativus cultivar 9930 chromosome 2, Cucumber_9930_V3, whole genome shotgun sequence):
ATATCGTTTTATAATAGGAGAGAAAGATATAAAAGGACAAAACACAGTAAACCAACTGATCTTGTGTAAAGAGATGATCaacaaatctttttaaaagatgagAGAGATTTAGAAAagattctaaaataaaaaataaaaaaatctctaaagataaagaaagattaaaaatctttctttaaataaaaagaaaaaaaaaattctaatattttgtctttctttaaatacagaaaaactaatttcatatttgtcaaaaacaaaaagagtaACAAACTGCTccaaactaattttctttttatacgGAACATTTGATAATCTTgaatatgttttcttcttgaatcttaaaaaatcaagACTTCGTAAAATAATCTTGAATACTATAGAAGAGCCCTCTTGAAAAAAAACGGACAAGATAAGTCTTCAAAATAAATAGGTCTTCAATAATCATCccaataaaacaaacattaaaatacTTATCAATAACAATTCGACAACTCAACTAGGTCTTCAATAACCATCAAAACAATTCCCAAATATCAAAGCTCAATCTCCAACAATAACAACTAACAACAACTAGAGTTTTCTCCCCTTtgcaaataaaatagaaaactcaACTTTCAACCGCATTTAGATGATGAAATGATATGATGAACAAATTTTTCCTTCTTGAAGTTGTCAATATAAATGATACTCTAAAAGATCCGTAAAGATAATGAGaatcttttatgtttctttaaataaaaagaaactattttaatattcataaaaaagGTAACAAACTTCCCCATTTGATAaagaatgaattttttaattagtttatagcAAAAAGATCTTATATGTCCATGCTTTCCACATTAACGACAAACCCAATTCTTGGACTTGTTGTTTCTGATTTGATTGGTTTGAAcaagaacaattttttttggtaattttagCTGAGTTATTAGctgaaataaaaacaatcttTCTATCCTTCTTATCGTCTTCCTTTCGACAATTATACCCAATTTCTTCACTATTCGTGCCGCTCTTACTTGTTTTAAGAATTTGATTAGGATTATCAGTATCGGAATATGACATTTTGACAGATTTAGAAATGTTACCATATTCTGTCTTTGTGTTCTTTAGTTCTGATTCAAGGAAGAAAGAATAGATAACAATGAATATATGATTatcttcaattaatttctaaattctttctttttgaatcATAAGCACTCACAAGTCCTCTGACCATTTGTTGGTGTAGCTGATCATAAGACAAAGTATTTCCTTGATTGATAATAGATGAATCTTGAATATTTGATTTCGAGTGATTTTTAGTGAGAATACTAATAAAGGCTCgattattttcatcttcacTGCTGTTATTTTCAGATTTATATCTGATAAGGTTGCacttaaacatatttttttgtctttttaaataatttggacATGCTGCCTGATAGTGATCATAACCTTTacacactacaagaaatcagATTAATTGCGACGCCAGAAACAACGTCGACGAAAGGTGTCGTTGATCACCTTTCACCGACGCACGCAATGTTACGTCGCGGAAAAGACGTACATGAACAAGACGTCACggaaattctaaatttaaatttaatgcgTTCACTTTCCTCGACGTGTGGTAGGGTGCACGTTGTGGAAATgttaactaataattattgtttaaactTTCTCCGACCTCATCCTGCCACACGTTGCAGAAAGTGAAtgcattaaatttaattttagaatttctcCGACGTATGGCAGGAGGCACGTcggaaaaagtttaaatattgatttttcattcaaacttTTTCCGACATTGGGTAGAGTGACGTCGCAgaaagtttaataataattattgttgaaacTTTTTCCGACATGCAACCTGCCACACGTGGCAAAAAGTGTCTGTATTGAAAGGACAATGTTCACCTTTTCTCGACGTGTGGCAGGAGGCACATtggaaaaagtttaaataataaatttattatttaaacttttctcGACGTGTGTACTTTTGAAGACGTCAAGGAAAATCCACATTATTATATTGAAGAGAATGTAAAACGAAAATAAACCCAAAATCGGTTGAGAGGAGGAGAGTTGTGTTGCCGTCGTCGTTCGTCTTTGCCGCCATCGCCACCGGTAGtgtcttcttttctttttcttttcctatttggttaaaaaaacACATCTTTTACTATTATCCACAATGTTGACGTTTAGTTGATCCACAAAGTTTCGTTCGTTGATCTTCTAGACCGAGTGCTACTCTTAGAAGAAATGTGATCCGTTTATTCTGGGAGTCAATtcctttgaaaagtcaaacacAATGGTgagtaaatttgttttaaggAGACAATGTGAATTCGTTGGGCTCAGATCTATAAAACATATATGAGTTTCTGTTTGTTGTGATGATAATATTGATAACAATcttaagacaaatttaattttcattcaactaATATTTGCATGAAGTGTTTCAAGtgattctaaattttagtGGGTTGTTATGTACTTTCATTAGTCTGTAAAACTCTCGGACAAATGACATTTGAGACTTTTCCTTTGGCaagaatttaatatatacatacatacatatatatatatatatattttgccacttatataattttggcATGTGTTCGTGTGTTTGGCATATGTGCAGTAATGTTATACACTAGTGATAGCCATgagtattatattatttatggCATTATTGactaatttttgtatattgtgTATGCATATTGTCATTTCAAGCCTAAtggaataatatctccagttttatttgttgttttatttgattttattttgtgagaACTTGTTCGGTAAAGTTATTTACTTTGTTTCACAGATGTTTGGtgattaatttcaaataaatattgtcatcaacaatttaaattttttgtacaACATATTGTTGGTGAAAATTATGGAAGTTTATATCAAAAATTTAATGacaataatttcaatatttatggtcatataaaaaatgttattctTTCGATTTGAGTAACTGTTGAAAATTCACACTACAATAATGATGTTGAAGGAGAAGCCAACAAAGCAAAGTTGCTTGCACTTGAggcataaaaatatatgtaaaatatgtATGCAACAATCACACTTGGAGTGAGTGTGGACTAGATAGGATttggcaaaaaaaattatggaaatCATTAGCCTgtgttatatatacatacacacacatacatacaccCACACGAAAAAATATGTGGTAACAATTTTATGGTAGGAGATTTTATGATCTTTTAAATGAATGATTCCAAATTTGTGACATGACACATTTTATGATATGTTGTCTCTCCATGTTTGAAAGTTCATTATATATTGTATGAGAATTTCctctatttgaattttttttgtgaaaaatggAATCTAAATTGATAGCTTTAGACAAGGCTGTAGAAGAAGCAGAATCATGACTTCAAAACAAGTGATTACATTTTTACTCTCTCGTAGGTGAGGTTATATCTTGGTTACATTTTTACTCTCTTGTAGGTGAGGTTATATCTTGGAAATCTTCCACAAACAATATGTATAGCACGATCATCCACAATTGAATTTGGATTTATAGCTTTAGACAAAGCTAGAGAAAAAGCAAAATGACTTCAAATCTTTTTGGAAGATCTTCCCAACTGGTCTAAATCGGTGCATGCAATATGTATACATAGTGATAGCCAGATAACTATTGGAATGACATGAAATATTATGTATAATAGTAATCTCGACATATACGACGGAGACATAATACAGTCAGAAGACTACTATCTAGTGGAATTATCACAATTGACTTTGTGAGGTCAAAAGATAATGTTGCGGATCTACTTACTAAAGGCCTAACTAGGGAGTTGAGTTGGTTGAAAgttcataaaaaagaatgagaataaGCCTATAATATGAAGTTACCTAGAGAGGCAACCCAATCTAGTTGGCTAGAGATCCCAAGATCTAGATTCAACTGGAAAACCAATCTCTAGATAACATAATGAGCACTACATTAAAATCTTTCACTCATTCTACGAATGATGAGATAGTGCTTAATATGGTTTTAGGGTAAGCATTCTGCTTTTAATGATTTATGTAAGTGGTaattattagtaaaaaaaaaaagagcataTATGATGTTCTGTACAGAAATCGCCTATGTAAGTGTGAAGGGACTGCTTCTGTGAGAATTTTAAGGTGAATTCTCTAAAACACTCATGAGACCAGGCGGTACTGTTCAAGGCCAAAATGAACACAATCATGAAAACAAACTTTGTTATAATGAGAAGTTGTGTGATAtgtattgttttagtttactCTAAAACGTTTGACAGTTCAAGGCATCATGTCCATTGATTAACCAAGTAAACTCGATTGATGTTCATTAGggaaagtttaaagtttatacTACTTATCCTCACGTAGGTTCTCACCGGACATCtgttttcttccatttgtcAACTTACCAttgagggagggagggagaggattgttggaataaatggttattatttgtgtttattcATGTGTTGATGCATCActtcataaaaattaataactaaattatagaaaaagacATGACTTTTCGAATGACCACgaataaatctataaataagaccattttctatttggttaaaaaaaaaacacatttttttcattattcacAATTTTGACGTTCGATTGATCCACAAAGTTTTTTCGTTGATCTTCTAGCTCAGGAGCTACTCTTAGAAGAAAGGTTATATGTTATATCATGGGAGACAAattactttgaaaagtcaagcACTATGGTTAGACAACGTGAATTCGTTGAACTCAGATCTATAATGCATATAtgagtttctatttattgtgatgataatattgataacataaatttttctataatccaaactttttctatataatataGAATAGAATTAGGGGTGTAAAcgggttgagttgggttgtcggaattttttttttttttgtattcccAATGTTTGTAAAGtttaactcttttctaatgaAGATGTTGTTGTACTATATCATACTTTTGCACCATACAATCGTTTAGCTTTCTATACTATCACGATCGTTTATCCTACAACCTCTTGCACGATCATTTAGCTttttaaacgatcatttacattcttacacgatcgtgtagctTTCGACATTCATACTATCGTTTACTTCTTACACGATAAACTAACTTTCTATACGTACAATGATTTAACTTTCTACAACAatcgtataacaaaatattcttgattttacttttattaaataaatagtaaaaatattatatatataaaagtatagTACCTATCAATGTGGGGACTGAGGAGTATGACATAAGTTTGGATGAATTATTTACgtgtttaaaattatagtcaacaaattaaaattaaaagttgaaccaaatttatattagaaaaatatggtAAGGTCTTGGATccgaatattaaaataatagatgCAGTGCAACCAAGGCACGCTAACTCACTCAAATAAAGCCACACAAAAAGGTCAGGAGACTACGTTGGTTACGTGTAGAATGCCAACCATAAAAACTgggttaataaaataatatttgaagtaaCCAATCAGTTGATGGCATCTCTGAAAGttagaggaagaaagaagaagtttCATTCCCAGCGTTAAGCTGAAGCTGTAATgttaatagttttaaatatattaaacaaaggGAAAATTATTGCATCCtcaaaaatttgtaatttgatcCATCACTTCCcttaaaagaagaagttaCCGACCATGGAAGAGACCTTGAAGCCAAATTGGAAGAGGGGAATAGATTGAGAATTGGGCTTTGtagatgatgaagaaaaatggcggatggaaatggaaatgaagtgatgaagaagaagaagaagaagagagagaatatTAACCTAGTAGGTTACCGTTATATAGTAACTTACCGTTAAAATGGCATTTTCCCCTTATGGttagttttttaatctttgaaCTGGACTTATATCGATACTGGACTGGGCTTATATCGAACTTAGACTTTGGGCCAATGATGAGACTGATTCCTCCATGTTATGATCCTCATAAAGCTTCAAATTCTTGACTCAATTTACATGATTTATTAGTTTGAATTGATTGATTACTGCACTACCTTCCAcaacattattaattattttcacattcattattgtcttttttctaaataaagtTGAGTGTTAGAACTTGTGGTACTGATCATTAGTATTAGAGGACCAATCCCTCTTTGACGATTTGATTTCAACATTTCCCTACAAAGtagtttaaaacaaaatgctttcctctttcaaaaatactttttcttgCACAAATAATCCAAATAGACCTTCACATCAAAAGTTCATTTTCTTGACTTCTTAATTGACATGACTAACATAGGTTACTTGATTGAAAGAAATATCTTAGTCGACTagattgaaagaaatatatatgagtctattatatatacatttgtcccttctttcttctccattttttttttttttgaaatcatgatctttgttttcaatcgaTCATAAatcttgtattattatttttgttcaagatcgtgtacaaaatataaaagatattgtaccaaatatatcaaatataaaagatttatttaatacacgatcttgaaaaaaaatcattcaaatattgaTACATGGtcgttttttatattttctatcgTGGGCATGAGCATTTTTCATCcgtttattatatagtttataaaaaactcaaaaactaaaaattgaataattaagatGATATAGATTGATTAAAGTAAatacgtaaaaaaaaaagaaaaacaaaatatttacccaccaaatgaaaaaaagaaaaagtgaaaagtgaaaatttattagtcaagtataaatattttattaatttttgacaaatttctaaaaactaggatgatattttaacttatCTTATATGTATGTCAGGATATTaaagattgaaaagaaagtaaagtaTACAACTTcttgataaataaatagacCATGCAAACCCTATATTAAATGTTGAGTGTATAAACATTAATATTGTATTTACTATTTAGATGACGTGCTTTCTTGATGTACACAGAAAATGACTTACCCACTAAGACGAAGGAGATGACATCTTCAAAAGTTGAGATTATATATTAAGATATCAAAGATTTTGGATCTCACAAGTCCCATGCATCCCATCCCTTTGGATTGGCCTAATCACAATCCAATTTTATTATGGCTGTTCTTTGCAATCTAACCATGTCCTTTcctcatttattatatatacttttcattatattaattatggAATGACAAATTTAATCTTCTATCaacctataacaaaattgataatgCTAAACTCACATTGGATtcctattattttatatatttgtaatagaCACGacaatatataaatgttaataaatatatataaagtactTATCAAGAAAAGGAGTAATAATTGTGATATCAAGTTACAAATGAGTTAGAAAAAATTAgtcaaagtttattttatgtaaaattaaatgttgattTAATGACATtgtctattatatatatatagaaacataatatataaaaaaatgatagtttcTGATATACTACATAATCACATtgtctattatatatatatatagaacaaaaaaaaaagaagagaaaaaaagagggaaaaaagcTCTCTCTAAGTAATGGATTGGATGGCTTAGAAGGAATTGACATTTAACTTTTGTGGAAGTTTGTAGACATGTTGGCCAGTTGTAAAAGAAATGGTGTCCTTGGCTTGGACATAAAAGGTCCCttataaagatatttttctttggttaaaatcaaatttcaatgttTGGAAAATAGACAAATCTTTCAGAATCCTATAAACACAAGGTAAAAGAacaactttatatttataaaattatttggagTAATTTAGCTGaactataatttataattaatatgattttataaaatagaagTGAATAATTCAATCCACTCCCTTTgtatataagaaaacaaagttcattATTAGACTACACATTCTACCAACCATAGTAAACGAGGAAAAAGCAAATTCTAAATTCAgagaaaaaaacttatttcaCTTTCACAATccctttattctttttcccctccaaattacaaaatcattgaaaacaacaaaaaaaaaaaaggaaatttatatgaaaactGCTTCAAATTCCACCGCCGAAGAAGGAGGTGTGGAGGggaatttttcatttcatcctTCCTATCAGCTCAATCTCGGGGTCCGCCGTTGAGGAAGGCCGCTAGCTTTCCGACGAATTGAACCGCATCGTCTGACGTAGGGTTGAACAAATGAAACACGTGGCCTTGGCCTTTCGTCTCCGTCACCTCGACGGCGCCCCCCCATCCCGATTTCTTCAAACACTCACTGTAAAACCGTCCTCTGTCTTTCAGAGCATCCTTCTCCGCCACATAAACCGCCACTCTCTCCGCCGTTACCTTCCCTAAATTCGGTTCAAATTCCGGGTTCACAATCGGGTCATCTAACCCGCTAATAGTAGGACAAGCCACATACcacaatttctcaataaacCATCTTTCTTCCGGCTTCAGCTTCTCTTCATCTCCGATCAATTTCTCTCCCCAGAAATAAGGATGAACCAACATCAATCCCTTCAGATTCAACCCGGCCACCCCTTCCATTCCGACCCGGATCGCCATTTTATTAGCGACGTTGGCTCCAGCGCTATCTCCGGCGAAATAAACCCGGTTAAAATCTGCAATTTTATTCAACCACTCCTCTGGGCCGGTTCCAGCCGAGTGGGCGGCAACCCATTTCAAAGCAGTCCAGGAATCTTCATAAGCGATCGGAAGTGGGTGCTCCGGAGCTCGCCGGTACTCGACGGAGATAGCGATGACGTTGGCTTCAGCGACTAAGGAGTTGAGATGGTGGTGGTAGGTAGGAGAGAATGCTGATTCGATGCAGAAGCCGCCGCCGTGAATATAAATGAGAAGAGGAAGCTTGTGAGGTTCTGCGGTGGGTTTGGGCCTGTAAATCCGAGCAGAGACGGGGGTTTCTGGCGAGATGACGATGTCTTTGGACTCAACGACTGTTAAAGGGTCAAGAGAGGGATGGACTAATTCGTTGCCGACGAGCCTTTCGGCGCGACCGTCTTTATAAACGATGAGCATAGGGGAAAGGTTGTAGGCAATTTCAGTGGAAGCCATTGGAGAGTGGAGAGAGTAGAgatgaaaggagaaaaaagcGGCAGATGAAGAGAAGGATATAATTAACAGagaaatttctctctcttttttatgccaataaatgaatatctctTTCTTATGGCTTTGATTTTTATGAGTTCTAACTTGTAGACTTAAAAAGGGTGGGTTGTTAGGGCCTTGGGAGAAATTATTGGTGGCAAGTAGTTTTCCATTGTTATTTACATGTATAGCAAACAAATTGCCAAACTTGTGATCAATATGACTATAACTATAACCCACCATTTTTAGAGTTATTACGCCAATCAACTcaaataaccatttttttagttttcaaatgcttttctttctttctttcttttttgtttttttggtaaaCTTATGGATTTACTTCTTCTTGAGGATGGAAAGAAATCTAGTGCAAAAACATACAAGTCTGCCTCAAGAGATTCTAACCCTC
Coding sequences:
- the LOC101219532 gene encoding probable carboxylesterase 13, which codes for MASTEIAYNLSPMLIVYKDGRAERLVGNELVHPSLDPLTVVESKDIVISPETPVSARIYRPKPTAEPHKLPLLIYIHGGGFCIESAFSPTYHHHLNSLVAEANVIAISVEYRRAPEHPLPIAYEDSWTALKWVAAHSAGTGPEEWLNKIADFNRVYFAGDSAGANVANKMAIRVGMEGVAGLNLKGLMLVHPYFWGEKLIGDEEKLKPEERWFIEKLWYVACPTISGLDDPIVNPEFEPNLGKVTAERVAVYVAEKDALKDRGRFYSECLKKSGWGGAVEVTETKGQGHVFHLFNPTSDDAVQFVGKLAAFLNGGPRD